Proteins from a single region of Flavobacterium sp. K5-23:
- a CDS encoding YHYH protein encodes MNTIQSIIKGFAFSTIAVLSFSNCSKDDTTSPTPIGSTTIPAVYTKIYGANSITTDGTYITIKSNGTPDHKSPYYATSNALYEAYSGTTFTGVTFMKNPNIITTQSFTFKIPLNPSVTASHTPTGLGPIGVAINGVPFYNQYAGPNNQELTGEIASFDKYYGHPQQSGQYHYHVEPIYLTTIKSTKSGLMGFLLDGFPVYGPQDENGTTVTSNALDAYHGHTHATIDYPNGTYHYHFTSDSPYLNGNGYYGSAGTVSQ; translated from the coding sequence ATGAACACAATTCAATCGATTATCAAAGGATTCGCATTTAGCACAATTGCCGTACTAAGTTTTTCTAATTGCAGTAAAGACGATACTACGTCCCCAACACCCATAGGATCAACTACTATTCCTGCGGTTTACACAAAAATATATGGTGCAAACAGCATAACAACTGATGGTACCTATATAACTATAAAATCGAATGGTACTCCTGATCATAAAAGCCCTTATTATGCTACTTCAAACGCATTATATGAAGCCTATAGTGGAACAACTTTTACCGGTGTAACTTTTATGAAAAATCCTAATATCATAACCACCCAATCGTTCACGTTCAAGATTCCGCTTAATCCAAGTGTTACAGCATCACACACCCCTACAGGACTAGGCCCAATTGGAGTTGCTATAAACGGAGTTCCTTTTTACAATCAATACGCGGGGCCAAACAATCAAGAACTAACAGGAGAAATAGCCAGTTTTGACAAATACTATGGTCATCCACAACAATCAGGTCAATATCATTATCACGTAGAACCTATATATTTAACAACTATAAAATCAACTAAATCCGGATTGATGGGGTTCCTATTAGATGGCTTTCCCGTTTATGGACCACAAGATGAAAATGGAACTACAGTAACCAGCAATGCTTTAGACGCATATCATGGACATACCCACGCTACAATAGACTACCCTAATGGCACATATCACTATCATTTTACCAGCGATAGTCCTTATTTAAATGGAAATGGGTATTATGGTTCAGCCGGAACAGTATCTCAATAA